DNA from Sulfitobacter sp. HNIBRBA3233:
CAGCGTCACCTGCGGCACGAAGGCCACCAGAAGCAAGACCGCGATCATCACTCCCAGCATAGGCATCAGGGGCCGGGCGATCTGGCCAATCTTCAGCCCGCTTATCGCCGCCCCCACGAAAATCGTGTAGCCGAAGGGCGGCGTAGCCATGCCGATGGTAAAGTTGATCGCGACCATCGCCCCAAACTGGACAGGGTCCATGCCTAGCTGCTCTCCGATGGGTACGAGAAACGACGCCAGGATGATCATTGCAGCAAGGTTGTCCATGACGCAGCCGATCGCCAGCAAAAGCACGTTGATCATCAGCAGATACAGGGTTGGCGTGTCGGCAAACCC
Protein-coding regions in this window:
- a CDS encoding TRAP transporter large permease subunit, with product GFADTPTLYLLMINVLLLAIGCVMDNLAAMIILASFLVPIGEQLGMDPVQFGAMVAINFTIGMATPPFGYTIFVGAAISGLKIGQIARPLMPMLGVMIAVLLLVAFVPQVTL